A single Thermoanaerobacterium sp. RBIITD DNA region contains:
- the minC gene encoding septum site-determining protein MinC — MLDDYVKIHGSKDGLVVIASDITDIDTLKEKIINRIEHSITFFKGAQLTVKVHNLDVDESSIEALKEFIFGKYGVNVNIKKIQERRLKNVTKENAIFEGLDEGMTKFFNGTVRSGQVVKYYGNLIILGDVNPGSIVQASGNIIVMGTLRGIAHAGISGNNRAIIAASKICAMQLRIANIISRSPDNDIEAMYPEVALIKKNKIIVKPLYLYGKI; from the coding sequence ATGTTAGATGATTATGTGAAAATACATGGTTCTAAAGATGGCCTTGTGGTAATTGCCAGTGATATCACAGATATAGATACACTAAAAGAAAAAATTATAAATAGAATTGAGCATTCAATTACATTTTTTAAAGGTGCTCAACTGACAGTTAAAGTACATAATCTTGATGTAGATGAGAGCAGTATTGAGGCATTAAAGGAGTTTATTTTTGGCAAATATGGTGTTAATGTAAATATTAAAAAAATACAAGAAAGACGCCTTAAAAATGTAACAAAAGAGAATGCAATTTTTGAGGGTCTCGATGAAGGTATGACGAAATTCTTTAATGGAACTGTTAGGTCTGGACAGGTAGTAAAGTATTATGGAAATCTCATAATACTTGGTGACGTAAACCCCGGAAGCATCGTTCAAGCATCAGGAAATATCATTGTAATGGGTACTTTAAGGGGGATTGCACATGCTGGTATATCAGGAAATAATAGAGCAATAATTGCTGCATCAAAAATATGTGCTATGCAGCTTAGAATTGCTAATATTATATCAAGGTCACCCGATAATGATATTGAGGCGATGTATCCTGAAGTTGCATTAATTAAAAAGAATAAAATTATAGTTAAGCCACTTTACTTATATGGTAAAATATAG
- the minD gene encoding septum site-determining protein MinD, producing MSEVIVITSGKGGVGKTTTTANIGTFLSMKGFKTVLVDTDIGLRNLDVVMGLENRIVYDLVDVVEGQCRLKQALIKDKRYEGLYLLPAAQTRDKTAVNPDQMRKVTDELRQEFDYILIDCPAGIEQGFKNAIAGADRALVVTTPEVSAVRDADRIIGLLEASEVNNQMLVINRIKMDMVKRGDMMNIEDIMDILAIDLLGVIPDDENIVISTNKGEPIVTDEKSLAGQAYRNLTQRLVGEDVPLINLDVNNGILERLKNLFKISSSR from the coding sequence ATGAGTGAGGTTATAGTAATAACATCTGGTAAAGGTGGGGTAGGTAAAACAACAACAACAGCGAATATCGGTACATTCCTTTCAATGAAAGGTTTTAAAACCGTATTAGTTGATACTGATATAGGATTGAGGAATCTTGATGTTGTCATGGGACTTGAAAATAGGATAGTATATGACCTTGTAGATGTAGTAGAGGGACAGTGCCGTTTAAAACAAGCTTTAATAAAGGATAAAAGATATGAAGGATTGTATCTTTTACCAGCTGCCCAAACAAGAGATAAAACTGCCGTTAATCCAGATCAAATGAGAAAAGTTACAGATGAGTTGCGGCAAGAGTTTGATTATATTCTTATTGATTGCCCCGCAGGTATAGAACAAGGCTTCAAAAATGCTATAGCTGGTGCTGATAGGGCTTTAGTGGTTACTACACCAGAAGTATCTGCTGTAAGAGATGCTGATAGGATTATAGGACTTCTTGAAGCGTCAGAAGTAAATAATCAGATGCTTGTTATAAATAGAATAAAAATGGATATGGTAAAGCGTGGAGATATGATGAATATTGAAGATATCATGGATATTCTTGCAATAGACTTATTAGGCGTTATACCAGATGATGAGAATATAGTTATATCTACTAATAAAGGTGAACCAATAGTTACAGATGAAAAATCACTTGCCGGACAAGCATACAGGAATTTAACACAAAGATTAGTTGGTGAAGATGTTCCTCTTATAAATCTTGATGTAAATAATGGTATATTAGAAAGATTAAAAAATTTATTTAAAATTTCTTCAAGTCGGTAA
- the minE gene encoding cell division topological specificity factor MinE — protein MDLFKSFGSKRNSKNVAKERLQLLLVHDRSDVSPKFLEVMREEIMNVISNYVDIDEEGLNVEITKEKRRDDTYVPALHADIPIKKMKRVIR, from the coding sequence ATGGATTTATTTAAATCTTTTGGCAGTAAAAGAAACAGTAAAAATGTAGCAAAAGAAAGGTTACAGTTATTGCTAGTTCATGACAGGTCCGACGTATCTCCAAAATTTTTAGAGGTTATGAGGGAAGAAATTATGAATGTAATATCTAATTATGTTGATATTGATGAAGAAGGATTAAATGTTGAAATAACAAAAGAGAAAAGAAGAGACGATACATATGTTCCAGCACTTCATGCTGACATACCAATAAAAAAGATGAAAAGAGTAATAAGATAA
- the rodA gene encoding rod shape-determining protein RodA, which translates to MLNKKLWKNFDFGLLITVILICALSIVVISSASHAIETGSYKKVIVQSFAILFGIILLFIITLFDYNQISRLSKIIYILNILVLISVLFVGKVSNGAQSWIHIGPIDIQPSEFSKIAIILTLANTFKDMDEVRSFKDLIGPLIHVGIPFIIVMLQPDLGTALVFIAIFIGMLFISGVRPKVFGGLIAAGLAMLPVAYKILKPYQRNRLLSFINPNLDPMGSGYHVIQSKIAIGSGMFWGKGLYNGSQTQLYYLPEAWTDFIYSVVGEELGFIGAASLILLYGIMLYKCWRIAFMAKDKYGYLIAVGIISMFTFHIFENIGMTVGIMPITGIPLPFMSYGGSSIVANMIAIGLLLNVGMRRQKINF; encoded by the coding sequence ATGTTAAATAAAAAGTTATGGAAAAACTTTGATTTTGGACTCCTTATTACAGTCATCTTAATATGTGCATTAAGCATTGTTGTTATATCAAGTGCTTCACATGCTATTGAAACAGGATCATACAAAAAAGTAATTGTGCAGTCATTTGCAATATTATTTGGTATTATATTATTATTTATTATAACATTATTTGATTACAATCAGATATCAAGGTTGTCTAAAATTATATATATATTAAATATTTTAGTGCTTATATCTGTACTATTTGTCGGAAAAGTTAGTAATGGAGCGCAAAGCTGGATTCATATTGGTCCGATTGATATACAGCCATCAGAATTTTCTAAGATTGCTATTATATTAACTCTTGCAAATACATTTAAAGATATGGATGAAGTAAGGAGTTTTAAAGATTTAATTGGCCCACTAATACATGTTGGGATTCCATTTATTATTGTTATGCTGCAACCTGACCTTGGAACAGCCCTTGTATTTATAGCAATCTTTATAGGTATGTTGTTTATATCTGGTGTAAGACCTAAAGTATTTGGAGGCTTAATTGCCGCAGGGCTTGCAATGCTTCCTGTAGCATATAAAATACTAAAGCCATATCAAAGGAACAGGCTTTTATCATTTATAAATCCCAATCTCGATCCAATGGGTTCTGGATATCATGTTATACAGTCAAAAATAGCGATTGGTTCTGGTATGTTTTGGGGAAAGGGATTATATAATGGCAGCCAAACACAACTTTATTACCTGCCTGAAGCGTGGACGGACTTTATCTACTCTGTTGTTGGAGAAGAGTTGGGCTTTATTGGTGCAGCTTCATTGATACTTCTTTATGGAATAATGCTTTACAAATGTTGGAGAATAGCTTTTATGGCTAAGGATAAGTATGGATATCTAATAGCAGTTGGTATTATATCCATGTTTACATTCCACATATTTGAAAATATAGGAATGACGGTTGGAATAATGCCTATTACAGGCATACCACTACCATTTATGAGCTATGGTGGAAGCTCAATAGTTGCCAACATGATTGCAATTGGCCTTTTATTAAATGTCGGCATGCGAAGACAAAAAATCAATTTTTAA
- the mgsA gene encoding methylglyoxal synthase — protein MNIALIAHDMKKPLMVNFAIAYKNILKKCNIYATGATGQLVEEATGIKVNKFLPGPMGGDQQIGAMIAQDKMDLVIFLRDPLTAQPHEPDILALLRVCDVHSIPLATNLATAEVLIKGLDMGLLEWRNAVK, from the coding sequence ATGAATATTGCATTGATAGCACATGACATGAAAAAACCTCTCATGGTAAATTTCGCTATAGCTTATAAGAATATTCTAAAAAAGTGCAATATATACGCAACAGGTGCTACAGGACAATTAGTTGAGGAAGCTACAGGAATTAAGGTCAATAAATTTTTGCCTGGACCGATGGGTGGCGATCAGCAGATTGGGGCAATGATTGCTCAAGATAAGATGGACCTTGTCATATTTTTAAGAGATCCTTTGACAGCGCAACCACATGAACCGGATATACTGGCTCTTTTAAGAGTTTGCGATGTGCATTCTATACCATTAGCAACAAATTTGGCTACAGCAGAAGTATTGATAAAAGGGCTCGATATGGGACTACTAGAATGGAGAAATGCAGTAAAATAA
- a CDS encoding M23 family metallopeptidase, translated as MKPNKWSSTNYIKKNKVDLKKYIEIFENQFIICLVLVGVAMLLKAINIPIAKTITEGTKSVLNYNMNYENTKKGLQLVMSKIPTFKEDVIKVFSNKSEDSKNVISNNAISRMIAPIKGSVVSKFGLKVDPKTGKEIKNDGVDISVSTGESVKAVLGGEVMIADETYPDLGKVVVLRHENDVRSVYAHLSEIDVKKGDKIIQGQVIGKIGETGKITAQTLHFEIWENGKPIDPLSKVSFDAPSSDVKK; from the coding sequence ATGAAGCCAAATAAATGGTCATCTACCAATTATATTAAAAAAAATAAGGTAGACTTAAAAAAATATATTGAAATATTTGAAAATCAATTTATAATTTGTCTCGTGCTTGTCGGAGTAGCTATGTTATTAAAGGCTATAAATATACCTATTGCAAAAACTATAACAGAAGGTACTAAGTCAGTTTTAAACTACAATATGAATTATGAAAATACAAAGAAAGGTCTACAGTTAGTAATGAGTAAAATTCCTACCTTTAAAGAAGATGTAATTAAGGTATTTTCAAATAAAAGCGAAGACAGTAAAAATGTTATTTCCAACAATGCTATATCAAGGATGATAGCTCCAATAAAAGGAAGCGTGGTTTCAAAATTTGGGTTAAAAGTAGATCCTAAAACAGGAAAAGAAATAAAGAATGATGGAGTTGACATAAGTGTTAGCACTGGCGAAAGCGTTAAAGCTGTTTTGGGTGGGGAAGTCATGATTGCAGATGAAACATATCCGGACCTTGGCAAAGTTGTTGTACTGAGGCATGAAAATGATGTAAGATCGGTTTATGCTCATTTATCAGAAATAGATGTTAAAAAAGGTGACAAAATAATACAAGGACAGGTTATTGGCAAAATTGGTGAAACGGGTAAAATTACTGCACAAACACTACATTTTGAAATATGGGAAAATGGAAAACCCATTGATCCACTTTCAAAGGTAAGTTTTGATGCACCTTCAAGTGATGTTAAAAAATGA
- a CDS encoding M50 family metallopeptidase produces the protein MNIDIDKIKINPFTWVFVLLLIITRYYVELVNIVLTVAIHEFSHFIMAKRLNVNVLQIEIFPFGGAAILDSSLFIRPDLEILIALAGPLSNLVFVLLLIIIAESTGISFDHLISINIIMCIFNLLPGVPLDGGRALKSILSRFIGTIKANNTAVYISYILSLALMYYGIFTLIYGYKNYELIILAIFLFIAAKKERKLSVFFHLRDVAYKKADFYKRGCMSVRQIAVLENQKISKIINCFLPLKYHIIVVLDKNLREKYRLTETELFDYAVSNGINLCVGDVLNKIK, from the coding sequence ATGAATATTGATATTGATAAAATAAAGATAAACCCATTTACATGGGTTTTTGTATTACTGCTTATCATTACAAGATATTATGTTGAATTAGTAAATATAGTTCTTACTGTCGCAATTCATGAATTTAGTCATTTTATTATGGCAAAAAGACTCAATGTCAATGTCTTACAAATTGAAATATTCCCATTCGGCGGTGCAGCTATTCTCGATAGTTCTTTATTTATTCGCCCGGATTTGGAAATTTTGATCGCCTTAGCAGGCCCTTTGTCAAACCTTGTTTTTGTTTTACTGCTTATAATAATTGCAGAGTCAACAGGTATTTCTTTTGATCATTTAATAAGTATAAATATTATCATGTGTATATTTAATCTTTTACCTGGTGTTCCGCTTGATGGTGGCAGAGCCTTAAAGAGTATTTTATCTAGATTTATTGGGACTATCAAAGCAAATAATACTGCGGTTTACATATCATATATTTTATCCTTAGCATTAATGTACTATGGTATATTTACTTTAATATATGGCTATAAGAATTATGAATTAATAATCCTTGCTATATTTTTATTTATCGCAGCAAAAAAAGAGAGAAAATTATCGGTGTTTTTTCATTTACGGGATGTAGCATATAAAAAAGCAGATTTTTATAAGAGAGGATGTATGAGTGTTAGGCAGATAGCTGTTTTAGAAAATCAAAAAATAAGTAAAATAATTAATTGTTTTTTACCACTAAAATATCATATAATAGTTGTGCTGGATAAAAATCTTAGAGAGAAATATAGGCTTACAGAAACAGAACTTTTTGATTATGCTGTTAGTAACGGTATAAATTTATGTGTTGGGGATGTCTTAAATAAGATAAAATAG
- a CDS encoding TIGR03960 family B12-binding radical SAM protein has product MLDIKEKIDSILMMVNKPARYTGGEVNSVIKDTKNVDIRFAFAFPDVYEVGMSHLGMKILYHLLNDRQDTYCERVFAPWVDMEKIMRENNIPLFSLETKTPLERFDFIGFTLQYELSYTNILNMLNLAGIPIRSKDRENLPIIIAGGPCSYNPAPLSDVIDLFVIGDGEEVINELLDLYKECKKIGETKEKFLKLASTIKGIYVPSFYQEIYNEDNTISSIKPLIKDVPSSIKKRIVKDLDKTYYPEKQIVPFMNIIHDRIMLEVFRGCTRGCRFCQAGMLYRPVRERSKEHLLELADKLIKATGYEEISLSSLSTCDYSEIEGLIYDLIEKYKDMGIGVALPSTRIDAFSINLLKEIQKVRKTGLTLAPEAGTQRLRDVINKGVTEEDLINSTREAFKAGWSTVKLYFMLGLPTETMEDVRGISDLAHMVADVYKDVKGNTKGLKITVSTSTFVPKPFTPFQWYGQENMDIITKKQDLLKSLLKGHIFHYNWHETKMSFLESIISKGDRRVGQAIIRAWEKGCKFDGWDDFFKFDIWMDAFNDVGVDPYFYANRKRDFDEVFPWDIIDAGVKKDYLIREYKKSLEGVLTNDCRLYCTGCGIKELEKGVVCFETKK; this is encoded by the coding sequence ATGCTTGATATAAAAGAAAAAATAGATAGTATACTAATGATGGTAAATAAACCTGCTCGTTATACAGGCGGAGAGGTAAATTCAGTGATAAAGGACACAAAAAATGTAGACATAAGGTTTGCTTTCGCATTTCCTGATGTATATGAAGTAGGAATGTCACATCTTGGAATGAAAATACTGTATCATCTTTTAAATGATAGACAAGATACATATTGTGAAAGGGTCTTTGCACCTTGGGTAGATATGGAAAAAATCATGAGAGAAAATAATATACCTCTTTTTTCATTAGAGACTAAAACACCTCTTGAAAGATTTGACTTTATTGGTTTTACACTACAATATGAGTTAAGCTATACCAACATACTGAATATGCTTAACCTTGCGGGTATACCTATTAGAAGTAAGGATAGGGAAAACCTTCCGATAATAATAGCTGGTGGACCTTGTTCATATAATCCAGCACCATTATCAGATGTAATAGATTTATTCGTAATAGGTGATGGCGAGGAAGTAATAAATGAACTTTTAGATTTATATAAAGAATGTAAAAAAATTGGTGAGACAAAAGAAAAATTTTTAAAACTTGCATCAACAATAAAAGGAATATATGTACCATCATTCTATCAAGAAATATACAATGAGGATAATACAATTTCATCAATAAAACCATTGATAAAAGATGTACCATCATCAATAAAAAAGAGAATTGTAAAGGACCTTGATAAGACATACTATCCAGAAAAGCAAATAGTACCATTTATGAATATCATTCATGATAGAATAATGTTGGAGGTATTTAGAGGTTGTACGAGAGGATGTAGGTTTTGTCAAGCTGGCATGTTGTATAGGCCTGTCAGAGAAAGGTCAAAGGAGCATTTGCTTGAATTGGCTGATAAATTGATAAAAGCAACTGGTTATGAAGAAATTTCACTGTCTTCTTTAAGCACATGTGATTACTCTGAAATAGAAGGGCTAATATATGACTTGATTGAAAAGTACAAAGATATGGGAATAGGTGTAGCATTACCATCAACAAGGATAGATGCTTTTTCTATAAACTTGTTAAAGGAGATACAGAAAGTTAGAAAGACTGGTTTAACACTTGCACCTGAAGCGGGTACACAAAGATTAAGGGATGTCATAAATAAAGGTGTAACAGAAGAAGATTTGATAAATTCTACAAGAGAAGCATTTAAGGCCGGATGGAGTACTGTAAAACTGTATTTTATGTTAGGTTTGCCAACAGAAACAATGGAGGATGTGAGAGGAATTTCAGACCTTGCACATATGGTGGCAGACGTCTATAAAGACGTAAAAGGAAACACAAAGGGACTTAAGATAACTGTAAGTACATCAACATTTGTACCAAAGCCATTTACTCCATTCCAGTGGTATGGACAGGAAAATATGGATATAATTACAAAAAAGCAAGATCTATTAAAAAGTTTATTAAAAGGACACATATTTCATTACAATTGGCATGAAACTAAGATGAGCTTCCTTGAATCTATAATATCAAAAGGCGATAGAAGAGTAGGACAAGCCATAATCAGAGCATGGGAAAAGGGATGCAAATTTGATGGATGGGATGACTTTTTTAAATTTGACATATGGATGGATGCTTTTAATGATGTCGGAGTCGATCCATATTTTTATGCAAATAGAAAACGCGATTTTGATGAAGTATTCCCTTGGGACATTATAGATGCAGGTGTAAAGAAAGATTACCTTATAAGGGAGTATAAAAAATCTTTGGAAGGCGTGCTCACAAATGATTGCAGATTATATTGTACAGGTTGTGGGATAAAAGAGCTCGAAAAAGGGGTTGTATGTTTTGAAACTAAGAAATAA